The Deltaproteobacteria bacterium genome has a window encoding:
- a CDS encoding HEAT repeat domain-containing protein produces the protein MITKGFRGSALVLGALLILLAPACGGGAYRRAERLDTIEAWRAFLAEPSSDDEEIAFAHARIDTLAWARAKKAKSIEGYKRYLEEVPRAAHRLEAEEAMAKLRFARLQPDSSRPELEDYLRRHPEGARSDEVKARLVELLRQEALASGEIGRLERWSGDNPGAPGTDAVVAELDRLRFEAARAAGTTLALQAYLARFPRGQHREEAEILLAGRALRAAHFEGELERARKILASAPAAGRAQLAETDVRARYARALRRLDREALEALAAAGPEDDEPVPEEIARAAKDVLEQLGKGKAAKGLSADAAWLDAPHAGLGWPALEAALKDPDARRRWVGARALGYSRSTRALAPLIDLLEDRDLRVAASAADALQRLAESLDPLVRDVALTERLHAIEPKAASPERRATVAVLREAAGAGGILPRLRAAAEGGARLADLRLLELSDDPREKRVALGRLATALRERTSARLDRLEGALRGAAIEPADLRAARTALWLGRHLLEVQGRVGAAGEAPKWVADLEVQKARLEALLPRVEGRYRLSHPEFLDFDLDEGEARRAKEVELGIEALRRLRAAGGVACEALRWAAGAPHPALRAAAREPGPGAPACAPVSSAPVTPEAAP, from the coding sequence ATGATCACCAAAGGCTTTCGTGGCTCCGCCCTCGTCCTCGGGGCGCTCCTGATCCTGCTCGCGCCGGCCTGCGGCGGCGGCGCCTACCGCCGCGCCGAGCGCCTCGACACGATCGAGGCCTGGCGGGCCTTCCTGGCCGAGCCCTCCAGCGACGACGAGGAGATCGCCTTCGCCCACGCCCGGATCGACACCCTGGCCTGGGCCCGGGCGAAGAAGGCGAAGAGCATCGAGGGCTACAAGCGCTACCTCGAGGAGGTGCCGCGGGCGGCCCACCGGCTGGAGGCCGAGGAGGCCATGGCGAAGCTGCGCTTCGCCCGCCTCCAGCCCGACTCGAGCCGGCCCGAGCTGGAGGACTACCTCCGCCGGCACCCCGAGGGGGCCCGCAGCGACGAGGTGAAGGCGAGGCTGGTGGAGCTGCTGCGCCAGGAGGCCCTGGCCTCCGGTGAGATCGGCCGGCTCGAGCGCTGGAGCGGCGACAACCCCGGCGCCCCGGGCACCGACGCGGTGGTGGCGGAGCTCGATCGTCTGCGCTTCGAGGCCGCCCGCGCCGCCGGGACGACCCTCGCCCTCCAGGCCTACCTCGCCCGCTTCCCCCGGGGGCAACACCGCGAGGAGGCCGAGATCCTCCTGGCCGGCCGCGCCCTGCGCGCCGCCCACTTCGAGGGCGAGCTCGAGCGCGCCCGGAAGATCCTCGCCTCGGCCCCGGCCGCGGGGCGCGCCCAGCTCGCCGAGACCGACGTGCGGGCGCGCTACGCCCGCGCCCTGCGGCGCCTCGATCGGGAGGCCCTCGAGGCCCTCGCGGCCGCGGGCCCGGAGGACGACGAGCCGGTCCCCGAGGAGATCGCCCGGGCCGCGAAGGACGTGCTGGAGCAGCTGGGCAAGGGCAAGGCCGCGAAGGGGCTCTCGGCGGACGCCGCCTGGCTCGACGCGCCCCACGCCGGTCTGGGCTGGCCCGCCCTCGAGGCGGCGCTGAAGGATCCGGACGCCCGCCGCCGCTGGGTTGGCGCGAGGGCCCTGGGCTACAGCCGCAGCACCCGGGCCCTGGCCCCGCTGATCGATCTGCTGGAGGATCGCGACCTCCGGGTGGCCGCGAGCGCGGCCGACGCCCTCCAGCGCCTGGCCGAGAGCCTCGATCCCCTGGTCCGGGACGTCGCCCTCACCGAGCGCCTCCACGCCATCGAGCCGAAGGCCGCCTCGCCCGAGCGGCGGGCGACCGTGGCCGTGCTCCGGGAGGCCGCCGGCGCCGGGGGGATCCTGCCGAGGCTGCGGGCCGCCGCCGAGGGTGGCGCCCGCCTCGCCGACCTGCGGCTGCTGGAGCTCTCCGACGACCCGCGGGAGAAGCGGGTGGCCCTCGGCCGCCTCGCCACCGCCCTGCGCGAGCGGACCTCCGCCCGCCTCGATCGCCTCGAGGGCGCCCTCCGGGGCGCCGCCATCGAGCCGGCGGATCTGCGCGCCGCCCGGACCGCGCTCTGGCTGGGCCGCCACCTCCTGGAGGTGCAGGGCCGGGTCGGCGCCGCCGGTGAGGCCCCGAAGTGGGTGGCCGATCTCGAGGTCCAGAAGGCCCGCCTCGAGGCCCTGCTGCCGCGGGTCGAGGGCCGCTACCGGCTCTCGCACCCCGAGTTCCTGGACTTCGATCTGGACGAGGGGGAGGCCCGCCGGGCGAAGGAGGTGGAGCTCGGCATCGAGGCGCTCCGACGCCTGCGGGCCGCCGGAGGG
- a CDS encoding CHAP domain-containing protein, translating into MHHPSQRPGRDPGPRPRPAGRALPRLLLSGLALTLGAGCVTTGAGPGPGSLATDATSPPRHRERRPPPDLREQEQARADPAQRREPTHPGVAQRASTLVGAQRVIIEGKRHRADCSGLVRGLYAEAGHDLFALGALGEQRNGVAIIYRYVQRYGRLHGGRPEKGELVFFDNTYDANGNGRLDDALSHIGVVEKVRKDGTVVVVHYGGSGVDRLLVNIEHPDQRRNARGEPINDYLRRAKDGPRLAGELFVAWGWLPKARATMLVAHR; encoded by the coding sequence TTGCACCATCCCTCCCAGCGACCGGGCCGCGATCCCGGACCCCGCCCCCGCCCCGCGGGTCGGGCCCTCCCTCGCCTGCTCCTCTCGGGCCTCGCCCTCACCCTCGGCGCCGGTTGCGTGACCACCGGCGCCGGCCCCGGCCCGGGCAGCCTCGCGACGGACGCCACCTCGCCACCGCGCCACCGGGAGCGGCGCCCTCCCCCGGATCTCCGGGAGCAGGAGCAGGCGCGCGCCGATCCCGCGCAGCGGCGGGAGCCGACCCACCCGGGGGTCGCCCAGCGAGCCTCCACCCTCGTCGGCGCGCAGCGGGTGATCATCGAGGGCAAGCGCCACCGGGCGGACTGCTCGGGGCTCGTGCGGGGGCTCTACGCCGAGGCCGGCCACGACCTCTTCGCCCTCGGCGCCCTCGGCGAGCAGCGCAACGGCGTCGCCATCATCTACCGCTACGTCCAGCGCTACGGTCGCCTGCACGGGGGCCGCCCGGAGAAGGGCGAGCTGGTCTTCTTCGACAACACCTACGACGCGAACGGGAACGGCCGCCTCGATGACGCCCTCTCCCACATCGGGGTCGTCGAGAAGGTGCGCAAGGACGGCACGGTCGTGGTGGTCCACTACGGCGGCAGCGGCGTCGATCGCCTGCTGGTGAACATCGAGCACCCCGATCAGCGCCGCAACGCCCGGGGGGAGCCGATCAACGACTACCTGCGCCGCGCCAAGGACGGCCCGCGCCTGGCCGGGGAGCTCTTCGTCGCCTGGGGGTGGCTGCCGAAGGCGCGCGCGACCATGCTCGTCGCCCACCGGTAG